A stretch of the Pseudomonas helvetica genome encodes the following:
- the ccmA gene encoding cytochrome c biogenesis heme-transporting ATPase CcmA: MLFENLELRLGRGDMLQISGPNGSGKTSLLRLLAGLMQPTSGQVLLNGQPLNTQRPELAHNLLWIGHAAGIKDLLTPEENLSWLCALHQPATHEAIWQALAAVGLRGFEDVPCHTLSAGQQRRVALARLYLDSPALWILDEPFTALDKQGVAQLEEHLAAHCERGGMVILTTHHTLARMPAGYRDIDLGQWAV, translated from the coding sequence ATGCTCTTCGAAAACCTCGAGTTGCGTCTGGGCCGCGGTGACATGTTGCAGATCAGCGGCCCCAACGGCAGCGGAAAGACCAGCCTTTTGCGCCTGCTCGCCGGACTGATGCAGCCGACCAGCGGCCAGGTATTGCTCAACGGCCAGCCCTTGAACACGCAACGCCCGGAACTGGCCCACAACCTGTTGTGGATCGGCCATGCCGCCGGAATCAAGGACCTGCTGACCCCTGAAGAGAACCTCAGCTGGCTGTGCGCGTTGCATCAGCCGGCGACGCATGAGGCGATCTGGCAGGCGCTGGCAGCGGTAGGACTGCGCGGTTTCGAAGATGTTCCTTGTCACACCCTGTCCGCTGGTCAACAACGCCGCGTGGCCCTGGCCCGCTTGTATCTGGACAGCCCGGCGCTATGGATCCTCGACGAACCATTCACCGCGCTGGATAAACAAGGCGTCGCCCAGTTGGAAGAACACCTGGCCGCACACTGCGAGCGAGGCGGCATGGTGATTCTGACCACTCACCACACGTTGGCCCGGATGCCGGCCGGTTACCGCGACATCGATTTGGGGCAGTGGGCCGTATGA
- the ccmI gene encoding c-type cytochrome biogenesis protein CcmI has product MIDFWLAAGLLLLVALSFLLIPVLRGRRAQREEDRTALNVALYQERVAELQAQQAEGVLDATQMSAGRDEAARELLADTEGVDTGRVSRLGKPLPVLAAILVPVLGLGLYLHFGASDKVELTREFAQAPQSMEEMTRRLERAVAAQPDSAEGLYFLGRTYMAQDRPGDAAKIFERTVALAGRQPELLGQWAQAQYFADNKKWSEKIQALTDEALKADPKEVTSLGLLGIAAFEGERYQEAIDYWGRLLAQLPPEDNSRSALEGGIARATEKLQANGATVAKAPVVAAKPAALLKVTVDLAANVKAKVQPGDSVFIFARATSGPPAPLAAKRLTVADLPATVELGDADAMMPQLKLSNFPEVQLVARVSRAGQPTAGEWVGRSEPLASSTTAPQQLTIDSPDK; this is encoded by the coding sequence ATGATTGATTTCTGGCTCGCTGCAGGTCTGCTTCTACTGGTTGCCCTGAGTTTTTTGTTGATCCCTGTTCTGCGTGGCCGTCGGGCCCAGCGTGAAGAGGATCGTACCGCGCTGAACGTGGCGCTTTACCAGGAACGCGTGGCTGAGTTGCAGGCTCAACAGGCCGAAGGCGTGCTTGATGCGACGCAAATGAGCGCCGGGCGTGACGAAGCCGCTCGTGAACTGCTGGCGGATACCGAAGGCGTCGACACGGGCCGGGTTTCCCGTCTGGGCAAGCCGTTGCCAGTGCTGGCAGCGATTCTGGTGCCGGTGTTGGGCCTGGGGCTGTACCTGCATTTCGGCGCCAGCGACAAGGTCGAACTGACCCGCGAATTTGCCCAGGCACCGCAATCGATGGAAGAGATGACCCGTCGTCTCGAACGCGCTGTGGCGGCTCAACCGGATTCGGCCGAAGGCCTGTATTTCCTGGGTCGTACCTACATGGCTCAGGACCGTCCTGGCGACGCTGCGAAGATCTTCGAGCGCACCGTGGCATTGGCTGGCCGTCAGCCTGAATTGCTCGGCCAGTGGGCCCAGGCGCAGTACTTTGCCGACAACAAAAAGTGGTCGGAGAAGATCCAGGCGTTGACCGACGAAGCACTCAAGGCCGATCCTAAAGAAGTCACCAGCCTTGGACTGTTGGGCATCGCGGCTTTCGAAGGCGAGCGTTATCAGGAGGCCATCGACTACTGGGGGCGTCTGTTGGCGCAACTGCCACCCGAAGATAACTCGCGCAGCGCGCTGGAAGGTGGCATTGCCCGGGCAACCGAAAAACTGCAAGCGAACGGCGCTACTGTCGCCAAGGCGCCAGTCGTAGCGGCCAAGCCGGCAGCGTTGCTGAAAGTGACGGTTGATCTGGCGGCGAACGTGAAAGCCAAGGTACAGCCAGGTGACAGCGTGTTCATCTTCGCTCGCGCAACCTCGGGGCCTCCGGCACCATTGGCAGCCAAGCGCCTGACCGTTGCCGATCTGCCAGCGACCGTCGAACTGGGCGATGCCGACGCAATGATGCCGCAATTGAAACTGTCGAACTTTCCTGAAGTCCAACTGGTCGCGCGCGTATCCCGTGCCGGCCAGCCGACTGCTGGCGAGTGGGTCGGTCGCAGCGAGCCTTTGGCCAGCAGCACTACCGCGCCGCAACAATTGACCATCGACAGCCCAGACAAATAA
- the ccmD gene encoding heme exporter protein CcmD, producing MSFASFGDFLAMGHHGLYVWSAYGICLAVLALNVAAPILARKRYLQQEARRLRRENSK from the coding sequence ATGAGTTTTGCTTCATTCGGCGACTTCCTCGCCATGGGCCATCACGGTCTTTATGTCTGGTCGGCTTATGGCATCTGCCTGGCGGTACTGGCTCTCAACGTGGCTGCGCCGATCCTGGCCCGCAAGCGTTACCTGCAACAAGAGGCGCGCCGTCTGCGCCGGGAGAACAGCAAGTGA
- a CDS encoding heme lyase CcmF/NrfE family subunit, whose protein sequence is MTSGIFIPELGHLAMILALCFAIVQATVPLLGAWRGDRMWMGLAQPAAWGQFTFLLFAFGCLTYAFMTDDFSVGYVANNSNSALPWYYKFSAVWGAHEGSLLLWALILGGWTFAVSIFSRQLPQVMLARVLAVMGMISTGFLLFLILTSNPFARVLPQIPTDGHDLNPLLQDIGLIVHPPMLYMGYVGFSVAFAFAIAALLGGRLDAAWARWSRPWTIVAWAFLGIGITLGSWWAYYELGWGGWWFWDPVENASFMPWLVGTALIHSLAVTEKRGVFKSWTVLLAIAAFSLSLLGTFLVRSGVLTSVHAFASDPARGVFILIFLLFVVGGSLTLFALRAPVVKSHVGFNLWSRETLLLGNNLVLVVAASMILLGTLYPLVLDALSGAKMSVGPPYFNALFIPLMALLMVVMAVGVLVRWKDTPVKWLMNMLTPVLLGSAALAVVAGIAYGDFNWAVLATFMLAAWVLLAGVRDIFDKTRNKGLIKGLSSLTRSYWGMQVAHLGIAVCALGVVLSSQNSAERDLRLAPGESMDLAGYHFIFEGAKHFEGPNFTSDKGTIRVIRSGKEVAVLHPEKRLYTVQNSMMTEAGIDAGFTRDLYVALGEPLENGAWAVRVHVKPFVRWIWFGGLLTGFGGLLAALDRRYRVKVKSRVREALGMTGATA, encoded by the coding sequence ATGACCTCAGGCATCTTCATTCCCGAGTTGGGCCATCTGGCGATGATTCTCGCCCTGTGCTTTGCCATCGTTCAGGCCACCGTGCCGTTGCTCGGTGCCTGGCGCGGTGACCGCATGTGGATGGGCCTGGCCCAGCCAGCGGCCTGGGGCCAGTTCACTTTTCTGCTGTTCGCCTTCGGCTGCCTGACCTACGCCTTCATGACCGATGACTTCTCGGTGGGGTATGTCGCCAACAACTCCAACAGCGCCTTGCCGTGGTACTACAAATTCAGCGCGGTATGGGGCGCCCACGAAGGTTCCTTGCTGCTCTGGGCGTTGATTCTCGGCGGCTGGACCTTCGCCGTGTCGATCTTCTCCCGGCAGTTGCCGCAGGTCATGCTGGCTCGCGTGCTGGCGGTGATGGGCATGATCAGCACCGGGTTCCTGCTGTTTCTGATTCTCACCTCGAACCCGTTCGCACGGGTTCTGCCGCAGATTCCCACTGACGGTCATGACCTCAACCCGTTGCTGCAAGACATTGGCCTGATCGTTCACCCGCCGATGCTCTACATGGGTTATGTCGGTTTCTCGGTGGCCTTCGCCTTCGCGATTGCTGCCTTGCTCGGCGGGCGTCTGGATGCGGCGTGGGCCCGTTGGTCGCGGCCCTGGACCATCGTCGCCTGGGCGTTCCTCGGTATCGGCATCACCCTCGGCTCCTGGTGGGCCTACTACGAACTCGGCTGGGGCGGCTGGTGGTTCTGGGACCCGGTGGAAAACGCCTCGTTCATGCCTTGGCTGGTCGGTACGGCGCTGATTCACTCGTTGGCCGTGACTGAAAAACGCGGCGTGTTCAAAAGCTGGACCGTGTTGCTGGCCATTGCCGCGTTCTCGCTGAGCCTGCTGGGAACCTTCCTGGTGCGTTCCGGTGTACTGACCTCGGTGCACGCGTTTGCCTCGGACCCCGCGCGGGGTGTGTTCATCCTGATCTTCCTGCTGTTTGTGGTCGGCGGTTCGCTGACGCTGTTTGCCCTGCGTGCGCCAGTGGTCAAGAGCCACGTCGGCTTCAACCTGTGGTCGCGTGAAACCCTGCTGCTGGGCAACAACCTGGTGCTGGTGGTCGCGGCTTCGATGATTCTGCTCGGCACCTTGTACCCGCTGGTGCTCGATGCCCTGAGCGGCGCCAAGATGTCGGTCGGCCCGCCGTATTTCAACGCGTTGTTCATTCCGTTGATGGCGTTGCTGATGGTGGTGATGGCCGTCGGTGTGCTGGTGCGCTGGAAAGACACCCCGGTGAAATGGCTGATGAATATGCTGACCCCGGTGTTGCTCGGTAGCGCTGCTTTGGCGGTCGTCGCCGGGATCGCTTATGGCGACTTCAACTGGGCCGTGCTGGCGACCTTCATGCTCGCGGCCTGGGTGTTGCTGGCCGGTGTGCGTGACATTTTCGACAAGACCCGCAACAAAGGCCTGATCAAAGGCCTGTCGAGCCTGACCCGCAGCTATTGGGGCATGCAGGTTGCGCACCTCGGTATCGCCGTGTGCGCCTTGGGCGTGGTGCTTTCAAGCCAGAACAGCGCCGAGCGCGATCTGCGCCTGGCACCGGGCGAGTCGATGGACCTTGCCGGTTATCACTTCATTTTTGAGGGCGCCAAGCACTTCGAAGGACCGAACTTCACCTCCGACAAAGGCACCATTCGGGTGATCCGTTCGGGCAAGGAAGTCGCGGTGCTGCACCCGGAAAAACGTCTGTACACCGTGCAGAACTCAATGATGACCGAAGCCGGCATCGACGCCGGTTTCACCCGCGACCTGTACGTGGCGCTCGGTGAGCCGCTGGAGAATGGCGCCTGGGCCGTGCGCGTGCACGTCAAGCCGTTCGTGCGCTGGATCTGGTTCGGCGGTTTGCTGACAGGTTTCGGTGGGTTGCTGGCGGCGCTGGATCGTCGTTATCGGGTCAAGGTGAAAAGTCGCGTGCGTGAAGCGCTGGGCATGACGGGAGCCACTGCATGA
- a CDS encoding GntR family transcriptional regulator — translation MSSGLSLADHITLELRADIIGGRLLPGRALVEGDLVIAYNASRNTIREALHRLGQEGLTLYVRNKGVMVRQLGADQLRDLFQVRRTLELQAISASRPLREYQSDHMLDAIETAQLAREREDWRAVGTHSLRFHQHIVGLLRSPLFDEFFTNVVAQLRLVFSAAPDESRFQAPWLERDRRIHDLLVEGDKPGAYDALSDYLDDSEQQLLELFNHPSRH, via the coding sequence ATGAGTAGCGGACTGTCCCTGGCTGACCACATCACACTGGAGTTGCGCGCCGACATCATTGGCGGTCGCTTGCTGCCGGGGCGGGCGTTGGTGGAAGGCGATCTGGTGATTGCCTATAACGCCTCGCGCAATACCATCCGCGAAGCGCTGCACCGCTTGGGGCAGGAGGGCCTGACCCTTTATGTCCGAAATAAAGGCGTGATGGTTCGCCAGCTCGGCGCCGATCAGCTGCGCGACCTGTTTCAGGTCCGGCGCACGCTGGAGCTACAGGCCATCAGCGCCAGCCGACCGCTGCGCGAATACCAATCCGATCACATGCTCGACGCCATTGAAACCGCGCAGTTGGCCCGCGAGCGTGAAGACTGGCGGGCTGTCGGCACCCACAGCCTGCGTTTTCATCAACATATTGTCGGTTTGTTACGCAGCCCGCTGTTCGATGAATTCTTTACCAATGTCGTTGCGCAACTGCGCCTGGTGTTCAGTGCGGCGCCTGACGAGTCCCGCTTCCAGGCGCCCTGGCTTGAGCGCGACCGGCGCATTCACGACTTGCTGGTCGAAGGTGACAAGCCCGGCGCTTACGACGCCTTGAGCGACTATCTCGACGATTCCGAACAGCAATTGCTTGAGTTGTTCAACCATCCTTCCCGTCATTGA
- a CDS encoding cytochrome c-type biogenesis protein, whose translation MKRWIAAAVLGLSIAGVAHAAIDTYVFANDAERERFHELTKELRCPKCQNQDIADSNAPIAADLRKEIFRMLGEGKDNQQIIDFMVDRYGDFVRYKPALNSKTALLWFGPAGLLLGGVLVIAVIVRRRRAERTAGTDTLSVDERKRLDQLLDNTKND comes from the coding sequence ATGAAGCGCTGGATTGCTGCCGCCGTACTCGGCCTGAGTATCGCCGGAGTCGCTCACGCGGCCATCGACACTTACGTGTTCGCCAATGACGCCGAGCGCGAGCGTTTTCACGAACTGACCAAAGAACTGCGTTGCCCCAAGTGCCAGAATCAGGACATTGCCGATTCCAATGCACCGATCGCCGCTGACCTGCGCAAAGAGATTTTCCGCATGCTCGGCGAGGGCAAGGACAACCAGCAGATCATCGACTTCATGGTCGACCGCTATGGCGACTTCGTGCGCTACAAGCCAGCCCTGAACAGCAAGACCGCGCTGCTGTGGTTTGGCCCGGCCGGGTTGTTGCTCGGTGGCGTGCTGGTGATCGCCGTAATCGTCCGTCGCCGTCGTGCCGAGCGCACGGCAGGTACCGACACGCTTTCTGTTGATGAGCGCAAGCGCCTCGACCAACTGTTGGATAACACCAAGAATGATTGA
- a CDS encoding EscU/YscU/HrcU family type III secretion system export apparatus switch protein, producing MNNHTPPRQAIALKYDGSHAPTLTAKGDDELAEAILKIARDYEVPIYENAELVKLLARMELGESIPEELYRTIAEIIAFAWKLKGKFPQGHGSEETIVERDVTERGDDY from the coding sequence ATGAACAATCACACGCCACCGCGCCAGGCCATCGCCCTCAAATACGACGGCAGCCATGCCCCGACACTCACTGCCAAAGGCGATGACGAACTGGCCGAAGCGATTCTGAAGATCGCCCGCGACTATGAAGTGCCGATATATGAGAACGCCGAACTGGTGAAACTGCTGGCGAGGATGGAGCTGGGTGAAAGCATCCCTGAAGAGCTCTATCGCACGATTGCCGAGATCATTGCGTTTGCCTGGAAACTCAAGGGCAAGTTTCCACAAGGGCATGGTTCTGAGGAGACGATAGTGGAGCGGGATGTGACAGAACGCGGGGATGATT
- a CDS encoding DsbE family thiol:disulfide interchange protein, with translation MRRWLMVLPLALFLLVAVFLYRGLYLDPAELPSAMIGKPFPEFSLPTVQGDKTLTRADLLGKPALVNVWGTWCISCRVEHPVLNKLAQQGVVIYGVNYKDINTDALKWLVEFHNPYLLDIRDEAGSLGLNLGVYGAPETFFIDAKGIIRDKYVGVIDEVVWREKLAAKYQALVDEAKP, from the coding sequence ATGAGACGTTGGTTAATGGTGTTGCCACTGGCGCTGTTTCTGCTGGTGGCGGTGTTTCTTTACCGGGGGCTCTACCTGGACCCGGCCGAGCTGCCCTCGGCGATGATTGGCAAGCCGTTCCCCGAGTTTTCCCTGCCGACCGTGCAAGGCGACAAGACCTTGACCCGCGCTGATCTGCTGGGCAAACCGGCCCTGGTCAACGTCTGGGGCACTTGGTGCATTTCCTGCCGGGTCGAGCATCCGGTGCTGAACAAACTGGCCCAGCAGGGTGTGGTGATTTATGGCGTCAACTACAAGGACATCAACACCGATGCCTTGAAGTGGCTGGTCGAGTTCCACAATCCGTACCTGCTGGACATCCGTGACGAGGCGGGCTCCCTGGGCTTGAATCTCGGCGTTTACGGCGCTCCCGAAACCTTCTTCATCGACGCCAAAGGCATCATCCGCGACAAATACGTCGGGGTGATCGACGAAGTGGTCTGGCGCGAAAAACTGGCGGCCAAGTATCAGGCGCTGGTCGATGAGGCCAAACCATGA
- a CDS encoding heme ABC transporter permease, with amino-acid sequence MNWTWFHKLGSPKWFYGISGKLLPWLSVAALLLIGVGVVWGLAFAPPDYQQGNSFRIIYIHVPAAMLAQSCYVMLAVCGIVGLVWKMKLADVALQCAAPIGAWMTAVALVTGAIWGKPTWGSWWVWDARLTSMLILLFLYFGLIALGNAISNRDSAAKACAVLAIVGVINIPIIKYSVEWWNTLHQGATFSLTEKPAMPAEMWLPLLLTVLGFYCFFGAVLLLRMRLEVLKREARASWVKAEVQNSLEAA; translated from the coding sequence ATGAACTGGACCTGGTTTCATAAGCTCGGCTCGCCCAAATGGTTTTACGGCATCAGCGGCAAACTGCTGCCCTGGCTGAGTGTCGCGGCGTTGCTGCTGATCGGCGTCGGCGTGGTCTGGGGCCTGGCCTTCGCGCCGCCGGACTACCAGCAAGGCAACAGCTTTCGAATCATCTACATTCATGTGCCGGCCGCCATGCTGGCGCAGTCCTGCTACGTGATGCTGGCGGTCTGCGGCATTGTCGGGCTGGTGTGGAAGATGAAACTGGCGGACGTCGCCCTGCAATGCGCAGCGCCGATCGGTGCCTGGATGACCGCTGTGGCGTTGGTCACCGGGGCGATCTGGGGTAAACCGACCTGGGGCTCGTGGTGGGTCTGGGATGCGCGACTTACGTCCATGCTGATTCTGCTGTTTCTGTACTTCGGTCTCATTGCGCTGGGCAACGCCATCAGCAATCGTGACAGCGCGGCCAAGGCCTGCGCGGTGCTGGCGATTGTCGGCGTGATCAACATCCCGATCATCAAGTACTCGGTGGAGTGGTGGAACACCCTGCACCAGGGCGCAACCTTCAGCCTCACCGAAAAACCGGCAATGCCAGCCGAAATGTGGCTGCCGTTGCTGCTGACGGTGCTGGGTTTCTACTGTTTCTTCGGCGCCGTGCTGTTGCTGCGCATGCGCCTTGAAGTGCTCAAGCGCGAAGCCCGTGCCAGCTGGGTCAAGGCCGAAGTGCAAAACAGCCTGGAGGCCGCGTAA
- a CDS encoding flagellar hook-length control protein FliK, with product MTGEMNILPLPATTPATSRPLVVSGELLKLQTPVEGLIAAGQSASAEVLSLKQNDQAFQLLLKVTLDSGRQTTVQATSNQPLPQGTNLTVSQPSAGSLAITVQQAIASNIAALTRLDTSQLPVGTLLQGKVLTTQLMPQTPGQAAVYRSLVSVLNTALSGSTLSIDSPQPLRIGSLLSALVQGAQSLSFVPLASRQEQLAVSQQLLAQQSRQGSLSGLIDALQNLPASDTTSDDLRAAVDKLLADLPDVQQLSTPKGLAQALVNSGLFLESKLLTGQNPALTPDMKGNLLRLIAQLAPDLPANTSFNAIIAANTLAQALPSFVRSALGTLGQVSAKPQPSGFPLPSRLLQSLEGEGDLEHLLRLAAAAVSRLQSHQLSSLEQTGMTEDGKLQTTWQLEIPMRNLQDIVPLQVKFQREDTPEKEQHEKSVEREPKQRLWRVELAFDMEPLGPLQIQAQLAQGKLSSQLWAERPYTASLIESNLEGLRAQLLASGLNVGDLNCHLGTPPHGNQTRLEQRWVDETA from the coding sequence ATGACCGGCGAGATGAACATCCTTCCACTGCCCGCTACGACGCCGGCCACCTCGCGCCCGCTGGTGGTCAGTGGTGAGTTGCTCAAGTTGCAGACCCCGGTGGAAGGTTTGATCGCCGCAGGCCAAAGCGCCAGCGCTGAAGTGCTGTCGCTCAAACAGAACGACCAGGCTTTCCAGTTGCTGCTCAAGGTCACTCTGGACAGTGGCCGTCAGACCACTGTGCAAGCCACCAGCAACCAGCCTCTGCCTCAAGGTACCAACCTGACGGTCAGTCAACCTTCAGCCGGCAGCCTGGCGATTACTGTGCAACAGGCCATCGCCTCCAACATCGCCGCCCTCACCCGTCTCGACACCTCACAACTGCCGGTCGGCACCTTGCTGCAAGGTAAAGTCCTGACCACCCAGCTGATGCCGCAAACACCGGGGCAGGCGGCGGTCTATCGCTCGCTGGTGAGTGTGCTCAATACCGCGCTCAGTGGCAGCACCTTGAGCATCGACAGCCCGCAGCCGTTGCGCATCGGCAGCCTGCTCAGTGCCTTGGTCCAGGGCGCGCAAAGCCTGAGCTTCGTGCCACTGGCCAGTCGTCAGGAGCAACTGGCGGTGAGTCAACAACTGCTGGCCCAGCAAAGTCGCCAAGGCTCATTGAGCGGGCTGATCGATGCCCTGCAAAACCTGCCAGCCTCCGACACCACCTCCGACGATCTGCGCGCCGCCGTCGACAAACTGCTTGCCGACCTGCCAGACGTTCAGCAACTAAGCACCCCCAAAGGTCTGGCGCAGGCGCTGGTCAACAGCGGGCTGTTTCTGGAAAGCAAACTGCTCACCGGACAGAACCCTGCGCTGACGCCGGACATGAAAGGCAATTTGCTGCGATTGATCGCACAATTGGCCCCCGACCTGCCGGCCAATACCAGTTTCAACGCGATCATCGCCGCCAACACCCTGGCGCAGGCGCTGCCAAGCTTTGTCCGCAGCGCCCTCGGCACCCTCGGGCAGGTCAGCGCCAAACCGCAGCCGAGCGGCTTCCCCCTGCCCTCGCGGTTGCTGCAAAGCCTGGAAGGTGAAGGCGATCTGGAGCATTTGCTGCGCCTGGCTGCAGCGGCCGTTTCACGCCTGCAAAGCCATCAACTGTCGAGCCTGGAACAGACCGGCATGACCGAGGATGGCAAGCTGCAAACCACCTGGCAGCTGGAAATCCCCATGCGCAACCTGCAAGACATCGTGCCGTTGCAGGTCAAGTTTCAACGCGAGGACACCCCCGAGAAGGAACAACACGAGAAATCCGTCGAGCGCGAGCCGAAACAACGGCTTTGGCGAGTCGAGCTGGCGTTCGACATGGAACCGCTCGGGCCGTTGCAGATCCAGGCACAGCTGGCCCAGGGCAAACTCTCCAGCCAGCTCTGGGCCGAGCGGCCTTATACCGCCAGCCTGATCGAAAGCAACCTGGAGGGCTTGCGCGCGCAGCTATTGGCATCAGGCCTGAATGTTGGCGACCTGAATTGCCACCTCGGCACACCGCCCCATGGCAATCAAACCCGTCTCGAACAACGCTGGGTCGACGAAACCGCATGA
- the ccmB gene encoding heme exporter protein CcmB: protein MSVFALLVAREARLLCRRPAELANPLVFFAIVVSMFPLAVGPETQLLQTLSPGLVWVAALLSVLLSLDGLFRSDFEDGSLEQWVLSSHPLPLLVLAKVLAHWAFSGLALVLLAPLLALMLGLPAACLPVLLLSLLLGTPVLSLLGAVGAALTVGLKRGGLLLALLILPLYIPVLILGSGALQAALQGMPATGYLLWLGSLTALAITLTPFAIAAGLKISVGE from the coding sequence ATGAGTGTTTTCGCACTGTTGGTCGCCCGTGAGGCGCGTTTGCTGTGTCGGCGTCCTGCCGAGCTTGCCAACCCTCTCGTGTTCTTCGCCATTGTTGTCTCAATGTTTCCATTGGCGGTCGGACCTGAGACACAATTGTTGCAAACCTTGTCACCAGGGCTGGTCTGGGTCGCGGCCCTTTTATCGGTTTTGCTCTCGCTGGACGGGCTTTTCCGCAGTGATTTCGAGGACGGATCCCTTGAACAGTGGGTCCTTTCGTCGCACCCCCTGCCTCTTCTGGTTTTGGCAAAGGTGCTGGCACACTGGGCGTTTTCCGGCTTGGCACTGGTGTTGCTTGCCCCGTTATTGGCGTTGATGCTCGGTTTGCCTGCCGCTTGTCTGCCGGTTTTGCTCTTGTCGCTGTTGCTCGGTACACCGGTATTGAGCTTGCTCGGTGCGGTGGGCGCGGCGCTGACGGTCGGTTTGAAACGCGGTGGCTTGCTGCTGGCGTTGTTGATTCTGCCGCTGTACATCCCGGTGTTGATTCTCGGCAGTGGCGCCTTGCAGGCAGCCTTGCAGGGTATGCCGGCAACCGGTTATTTGCTGTGGCTTGGTAGCCTGACCGCCCTGGCGATAACCCTGACACCCTTTGCAATAGCCGCTGGCCTGAAGATCAGCGTCGGCGAATAA
- the ccmE gene encoding cytochrome c maturation protein CcmE yields MNPLRKKRLIIILAILVGVGAAVGLALSALQQNINLFYTPTQIANGEAPQDTRIRAGGMVEKGSLQRSGDSLDVKFIVTDFNKSVTITYRGILPDLFREGQGIVALGKLNADGVVVADEVLAKHDEKYMPPEVTKALKDSGQSAPTPAKEG; encoded by the coding sequence GTGAATCCGCTGCGTAAAAAGCGTCTTATCATTATTCTCGCGATCCTGGTCGGTGTCGGCGCAGCTGTCGGCCTGGCCCTCAGTGCCCTTCAGCAGAACATCAACCTCTTTTACACACCGACCCAAATCGCCAATGGCGAAGCCCCGCAAGACACGCGCATTCGTGCTGGCGGCATGGTCGAGAAGGGCTCGCTGCAACGCTCCGGCGATTCGCTGGACGTGAAATTCATCGTCACCGACTTCAATAAATCCGTGACCATCACCTACCGCGGCATCCTCCCGGACCTGTTCCGTGAAGGGCAGGGCATCGTTGCGCTGGGCAAACTGAATGCAGACGGCGTGGTGGTGGCTGACGAAGTGCTGGCCAAGCACGACGAGAAATACATGCCGCCAGAAGTGACCAAGGCGCTCAAAGACAGTGGTCAATCCGCTCCAACACCCGCGAAGGAGGGTTGA